CGCCTCGGGATCGACGCCGCCGTATTTCTTGATGGCGCGCGGCAGCACTTCGGTCAGGAAGACGTAGGTGTTCGACGCGGCCATGCCGACATGCGCCGAGCGGATGGCAATGCCCGGCTTCGCCTTGTCGAACTCCTCACCGACCATCTTGATGACCGGCGGCAGCTTGGGATCCATGGTCTTCTGGTTGGCGAGCCAGATCGAGATCGGATCGACGTTGAAGAAGTGGTTGACGTCGCCGCCGAGGCCTTCCTTCAGCTTCTCGTAAACGCCGTAGCCTGCGCCATGGCCGACCAGGGCGCCGAATTTCAGCCCCTGTTCGCGCGCCTGGCGCAGCAGCAGCGTGATGTCGGGATTGTAGCCGGTGTGGAAGATCACGTCGGGCCGGGCACGCTTCAGCTTGGTGACGAGCGCGGAGAGATCGGGCGCGGTCGCCGAATAGCCTTCCTTCATGACGACGTTGAAGCCGGCCTTCTTGGCGCCCGCCACATTGCCCTTGGCCACATCAACGCCGTAGGCGCCATCCTCGTGGATGATGGCGACGCGCAGGTCCTTCGGCTCCTTGCCGAACTTGGCCTTGGAATTCTTTTCGATGAAGTCCATCGCGATCATGCCGAACTGATCGCCGCTCGCCTGCGGGCGGAAGATGTATTTGAAATTCTTGTTCTCGAGCACCGCCGAGGAAATGCAGGTGGTAATCCACATGAATTTCTTGAGCTGCTCGACGCGGGCGGCCACCGGCACGCACTGCGCCGACGAGAAGAAGCCGAGCAGCATGTCGACCTTTTCCTGCTCGATCAGCCGGACCGCCTCGTTGATGGCGACATCGGGTTTGCTCTGGGCGTCGGCGTAGACCGCCTCGATCTTGTAGCCTTCGACCTCCTTCTTGGCATAGGAGTCGAGCATGATCTTGGCGCCGGTGTATTGCAGCTCCGAACCGCCGCCCGCGAGCGGGCCGGTCAGGTCGTAAATCACGCCGATCTTGATTTTCTTTTCCTGGGCGTCGGCGGAAGCCGCCATCCCCAGCGCCGCTACCGCGGCAATCAACCCACCAAACACACGAGCAGCTTTAAGCACCAGCATCGAAATCCTCCCCTGGAAAATTGTGCATTGCGCTTCTTGGTTTTTGTTGTCGCCCATCACAGAGGCAGGGCCGACGGATGTCAAGCGGCAAGCGTCGCTGATCCGACACGAGAAGGCCGGACGTCATGCCAACTGACGAAAAGCTGCACATCCGCCGCCGCGCCATTGCGCAGGCGGCAAATCGGGAAAATTACGACTGGCTCTGCCGCCCGGCCTGTTCGACCCTGACCGCCACCGACAGGGTTTCCGTGCCGCCGCCGTAGCGGGTGCCACGCACCGGTGCGGCGCCGAGATAATCCAGCCCAATGGCGACGCGGGCGTGGGCATCGGTGGTGCAGATGGCGTTGGCCGGGTCGAACCCGACCCAGCCGAGATCGGGCACGAAGGCCTCCGCCCAGGCATGGCCGGCCTGCTGATGGGTCATGCCGTCGGAACGCAGGAAATGTCCGGCGACGAAGCGCGCCGGCACGCCGGCGGTGCGCGCGCAGGCGATGAAGATATGTGCGTAGTCCTGGCACACCCCGCGCTTCAGCGCGAAGGCTTCCGCCGCTGAGGTGCCGCTGTTGGTGGGGTCCTCGTCGAAGGTCATGTGCTCGTTGATCTGCATCATCAGCGCATGCAGGAAGCCGAGCACGTCGGCTTCGGATTCCGAGCGCAATTCGCGCGCAAAGGCCGCCATCGCCGGATTGACCTCGGTCAGCGAGGTCGAGCGCAGGAACAGGCTCGGCGGAAACCGCTCGTCGGTGCCGCGGAGCACGCCGCCGGTGTCGTGGGTCTCGATCAGGCCCTCGACATTGATGGTGAGGGCGGCGATCGGCCCTTCGGTCAGCACATGCGTGACATTGCCGAAGGCGTCCTGATGCACCTGGAGCCGTGAATCGGTGGAAACGTCGATCTGCCATTCGGCGACATATTGCCCGTCATGGCTGCCCGGCGTCATGCGCAGGATCTGGATCACCCCGGTGGCCGGCGGCTCATAGCGATAGATGGTGGAATGGGCAATTCGCAGGCGCATGACGCTAAGATTCCGAATCGGGTGTGAGCAGCGAAGGCTGGCGCTAGATCAGGTACTGCTTGGTGATGATTTCGCCGAGCCTCGAATTATCCGCAATGAATTCCTGGATGAACTCGTGGACGCCGTGCTGGAAGATGTCGTCCATGTGGCTGTGTTCCAGCCGGTTGCGCACGCCGCGGGCATGGCGCTGGGCGGCGCCCTGGCGGCCATAGGCGACGCCGATCTGGTCGAGGTTGCGCACCAGGTTGCCGTAGCAGCTCGCCAATGAGCGCGGCAGCGAGTCGTTGAGGATCAGCAGGTCGGCGATCAGCCACGGTTTCAGCGTTTCGCGATAGACCCAGTGATAGGCGGTCAGCGCCGAGACCGAGCGCAGGATCGAGGTCCACTGGTAGTAATCGAGCGGGCCGCCGACATGCTCTTCCTC
The genomic region above belongs to Bradyrhizobium sediminis and contains:
- a CDS encoding transglutaminase family protein, with product MRLRIAHSTIYRYEPPATGVIQILRMTPGSHDGQYVAEWQIDVSTDSRLQVHQDAFGNVTHVLTEGPIAALTINVEGLIETHDTGGVLRGTDERFPPSLFLRSTSLTEVNPAMAAFARELRSESEADVLGFLHALMMQINEHMTFDEDPTNSGTSAAEAFALKRGVCQDYAHIFIACARTAGVPARFVAGHFLRSDGMTHQQAGHAWAEAFVPDLGWVGFDPANAICTTDAHARVAIGLDYLGAAPVRGTRYGGGTETLSVAVRVEQAGRQSQS
- a CDS encoding ABC transporter substrate-binding protein, with amino-acid sequence MLVLKAARVFGGLIAAVAALGMAASADAQEKKIKIGVIYDLTGPLAGGGSELQYTGAKIMLDSYAKKEVEGYKIEAVYADAQSKPDVAINEAVRLIEQEKVDMLLGFFSSAQCVPVAARVEQLKKFMWITTCISSAVLENKNFKYIFRPQASGDQFGMIAMDFIEKNSKAKFGKEPKDLRVAIIHEDGAYGVDVAKGNVAGAKKAGFNVVMKEGYSATAPDLSALVTKLKRARPDVIFHTGYNPDITLLLRQAREQGLKFGALVGHGAGYGVYEKLKEGLGGDVNHFFNVDPISIWLANQKTMDPKLPPVIKMVGEEFDKAKPGIAIRSAHVGMAASNTYVFLTEVLPRAIKKYGGVDPEALRKASLEVDIPEGGTMLGFGVKFYGDGAPMAGQNERSFPVVIQYVDDKSYVVWPKSQAQREAVLPLPAGTTYSDK